One stretch of Euphorbia lathyris chromosome 7, ddEupLath1.1, whole genome shotgun sequence DNA includes these proteins:
- the LOC136201083 gene encoding uncharacterized protein produces the protein MFHRWSNSSKDKAKDNESKVTELRNALGALSDRSLKYCSDACLRRYLEARNWNVDKSKKMLEETLKWRSIYKPEEIRWHEVASEGETGKAYTAGFRDRQGRTVLILRPGKQNTKSMDDQLRHLVYLIENAIMNLPEDQEQMSWLIDFTGWSISNSVPIKTARESISILQNHYPERLASAILYNPPRIFEAFWKIVKYFLDAKTFQKVKFIYPNNIDSVEIMKAHFDQENLPTVFGGKAILEYNHEEFSRVMSQDDIKATSFWGLDNKNQQTTNGHHGAVVVPESIGLAPSVT, from the exons ATGTTTCACCGTTGGAGTAATTCCAGTAAGGATAAGGCGAAGGACAATGAATCAAAG GTCACTGAGCTTCGAAATGCTCTTGGAGCATTATCTGATCGCAGTTTAAAGTATTGCTCTGATGCATGTTTGAGAAGATATTTGGAAGCTCGGAACTGGAATGTAgataaatcaaagaaaatgctTGAAGAAACACTTAAGTGGAGATCAATATATAAGCCTGAAGAAATTCGCTGG CATGAAGTTGCTAGTGAAGGTGAGACTGGTAAAGCGTACACAGCAGGTTTTCGTGACAGACAAGGAAGGACTGTTCTTATACTAAGGCCAGGAAAGCAG AATACAAAATCGATGGACGATCAGCTCCGGCATTTGGTTTATCTCATAGAGAATGCTATTATGAACCTTCCAGAGGATCAAGAACAAATGTCATGGTTGATAGACTTCACTGGCTGGTCAATAAGCAACAGTGTACCTATTAAAACGGCTCGTGAATCTATTAGCATATTGCAAAACCACTATCCTGAGAGATTAGCAAGTGCAATTCTCTACAACCCCCCTCGCATTTTTGAAGCATTCTGGAAG ATTGTCAAGTACTTCTTGGATGCCAAAACATTCCAAAAGGTGAAATTTATCTATCCAAACAACATTGATAGTGTAGAAATCATGAAAGCGCATTTCGACCAAGAAAATCTTCCAACTGTGTTTGGAGGGAAAGCCATATTGGAGTATAATCATGAAGAGTTCTCAAGAGTAATGTCTCAAGATGATATCAAAGCTACCTCATTTTGGGGATTGGACAATAAAAATCAACAAACAACCAATGGGCATCATGGAGCTGTGGTGGTTCCAGAGTCAATCGGCCTCGCGCCTTCTGTTACCTAG
- the LOC136200809 gene encoding uncharacterized protein At1g01500, with the protein MEDPYETSSNEEAANSNLQIIRYSPFHPCLKFSSPWFDLRVFYVRISNFQVEASTPEFLNLNHIPLSPDTFLEINGARSSMYSDGVSSLLRRDRVDKKSEEATFVSTDSIRTTGSIKFEVFDKEDLILSGVLEMSNGNGSIGESKSNDKRWNMNCESAMTACTGFLKGKHIVGTELPTIEVYVAGCFSGTPIILTKTLQLSYRKKHIRKGMLDTIPEYETTEPLKNVSPKHDTQIAEYRSYKPESEEDYSNMYWRRTESMDDEDGELSWFNAGVRVGVGIGLGMCLGIGIGVGLLVRTYQSTTRNFKRRLL; encoded by the exons ATGGAGGATCCTTATGAAACATCTAGCAATGAAGAAGCTGCAAATTCCAATCTCCAGATCATTAGATATTCTCCATTTCATCCCTGCCTTAAATTCTCCTCACCCTGGTTTGATTTGAGAGTATTTTATGTTAGAATTAGTAATTTCCAGGTTGAGGCTTCTACCCCAGAATTTCTCAATCTCAACCATATACCCTTGAGCCCGGATACCTTTTTGGAAATTAATGGTGCAAGAAGTAGCATGTATTCGGATGGTGTTTCTTCCCTTCTCAGAAGGGATAGAGTCGATAAGAAATCTGAAGAAGCTACATTTGTTAGTACAGATAGTATTAGAACCACAGGGAGTATCAAATTTGAGGTTTTCGACAAAGAAGATCTCATTCTGTCTGGAGTTTTGGAGATGTCTAATGGCAACGGTTCTATTGGGGAGTCGAAGAGCAATGACAAACGGTGGAATATGAATTGTGAATCAGCAATGACGGCTTGCACTGGCTTCTTGAAAGGGAAACACATTGTTGGTACTGAGTTACCAACGATTGAGGTTTATGTTGCGGGTTGCTTCTCAGGTACTCCCATTATATTAACCAAGACATTGCAGCTTAGTTATCGAAAGAAGCATATAAGAAAGGGCATGTTGGATACCATCCCAGAGTATGAGACAACTGAACCTCTGAAAAATGTTTCACCAAAACATGATACACAG ATAGCAGAGTACAGAAGTTACAAACCAGAAAGTGAAGAAGATTATAGCAACATGTACTGGAGGAGGACAGAGTCTATGGATGACGAAGATGGCGAACTGTCATGGTTTAATGCCGGTGTGAGGGTTGGTGTAGGAATTGGCCTTGGTATGTGTCTTGGAATCGGTATAGGAGTCGGTTTGCTGGTTCGTACGTATCAATCAACTACTCGAAATTTCAAAAGACGGCTTTTGTGA